From Nitrospinota bacterium, one genomic window encodes:
- a CDS encoding chemotaxis protein CheA has protein sequence MTTNGVGELLETLGEISAGVLSLTPELYDKKTVSDVMLALEKIQADVRAHCPPKAARLCEALAILFEKFLMESVADGGPGIDATKSGIAVIVSAIKKDKNAAVLDADSDVIVASLGDSYGINLPPAPNAPEDSPAASPSGEGKEEPGEAQEEGDDFFAGLKKGFEDRGGEAGRREESAEEAKSIDPLLEKLNRLAGSITMMEPDLMDKKEVADNLVQFDHLAAELDARGYSENLAALAKAVSSLFEKSLMDGLDEGEKGLALVSEAIKILSAGVERIEEPDSVAQWAMEAINNINTFLAGPPAPPSGAAPAAQQPAAKAAPSAKKGEVRQEGVDIVRIASDEDLLLYTEFVGETGETLANVESDLLEIESNPGNMELINNLFRAVHSLKGAAGFLGISTINVLCHEAESLMDKIRKKTLDLNQGIIDALLKTVDVIKTVNEGLNASCQKAKASMPGAQIEIPKYSTEGLSALLSDLGEQKDGGAAPTVVVKETVAGEPGVEKLGELLVSHKVISEDQLESALETQKPLGKILVDMGMVDEKTISESLKEQDEKRKKAVVTTLKVDTEKLDSLLELVGELVISQSIVAQDKLLLDEGSRAMQRSVLNLGKITKNIQDHVMGLRMVQIKQTFQKMSRLVRDLSRKMNKQVAFHLSGEETEIDKTIVEELNDPLVHLLRNAMDHGVESPEDRTASGKSAMGNVWLSAFHRGGNVYIEIKDDGKGLDKERIMKKAVEKELVAPGAELSETDIFNLVFMPGFSTAVKVTDVSGRGVGMDVVRSNIDKLGGKVEISSKPGAGSTFTVKLPLTMAIVDGMIVRIGDERFIIPTVSIRESIRPKAEEVSTVRRDGEMINIRGHLLPLIRLHDILKVKDAKCTDPKEALVIIVESDEREYGFMVDDLLGQQQVVIKSLGKRFKGLGGISGGTILGDGRVGLILDVSGVVAMN, from the coding sequence GTGACCACAAACGGAGTCGGGGAGCTTCTGGAAACGCTTGGCGAAATTTCCGCCGGCGTTTTATCGCTCACCCCGGAGCTTTACGACAAGAAAACTGTTTCCGACGTGATGCTGGCGCTGGAAAAAATCCAGGCGGACGTGCGCGCCCACTGCCCACCGAAGGCCGCCAGGCTTTGCGAAGCGCTGGCGATCCTTTTCGAGAAATTCCTTATGGAGTCCGTCGCCGACGGAGGGCCCGGGATAGACGCCACCAAAAGCGGGATCGCCGTGATCGTCTCCGCCATAAAAAAAGACAAGAACGCGGCCGTTCTGGACGCCGATTCGGACGTGATCGTGGCGAGCTTGGGCGACTCCTACGGGATCAACTTGCCCCCCGCGCCCAACGCTCCGGAGGATTCGCCTGCCGCGTCGCCATCCGGCGAAGGCAAAGAGGAACCGGGAGAGGCCCAGGAGGAGGGAGACGATTTCTTTGCCGGACTGAAAAAGGGATTTGAGGACCGGGGCGGGGAAGCGGGCCGCCGGGAAGAGTCCGCCGAGGAGGCCAAGTCCATAGACCCTTTGCTGGAAAAGCTCAACCGCCTGGCAGGCTCCATCACAATGATGGAGCCCGACCTTATGGACAAGAAAGAGGTGGCGGACAACCTGGTCCAGTTCGACCATCTTGCGGCAGAACTGGACGCGCGTGGATACAGTGAAAACCTGGCCGCCCTGGCCAAAGCGGTCTCGTCATTGTTCGAAAAAAGCCTCATGGACGGGCTGGATGAAGGGGAAAAGGGGCTCGCCCTTGTGTCCGAAGCCATCAAGATACTGTCGGCCGGGGTTGAAAGGATCGAAGAGCCCGATTCGGTGGCCCAATGGGCCATGGAAGCGATCAATAATATAAATACTTTCCTCGCAGGCCCCCCTGCTCCTCCGTCCGGCGCCGCTCCGGCCGCGCAGCAACCGGCGGCGAAGGCCGCCCCTTCGGCAAAAAAAGGGGAAGTGAGGCAGGAAGGGGTGGACATAGTCCGCATAGCCTCGGACGAAGACCTGCTTTTGTACACCGAGTTCGTCGGCGAGACTGGGGAGACGCTGGCCAACGTGGAGAGCGACCTTCTGGAGATCGAGTCCAACCCGGGCAACATGGAGCTGATCAACAATCTGTTCCGGGCCGTCCACAGCCTGAAAGGCGCCGCCGGATTTTTGGGGATCAGCACGATTAACGTGCTTTGCCATGAAGCGGAAAGCTTGATGGACAAGATACGGAAAAAGACGCTTGACCTCAACCAGGGGATAATAGACGCCCTGCTTAAGACCGTTGACGTCATTAAAACAGTGAACGAAGGGCTCAACGCAAGCTGCCAGAAGGCCAAGGCGTCCATGCCCGGGGCGCAGATAGAAATCCCGAAATACTCCACGGAGGGGCTGTCGGCGCTTCTTTCGGACCTGGGCGAGCAAAAGGACGGGGGAGCCGCTCCGACAGTCGTCGTCAAAGAGACGGTGGCCGGAGAGCCCGGAGTGGAAAAACTTGGCGAACTGCTCGTTTCGCACAAGGTGATTTCCGAGGACCAGTTGGAGAGCGCCCTGGAAACCCAGAAGCCGTTGGGCAAGATCCTGGTGGACATGGGGATGGTGGACGAAAAGACCATCAGCGAGTCCCTCAAGGAGCAGGACGAGAAGCGCAAAAAGGCGGTGGTCACCACGCTGAAAGTGGACACGGAGAAACTGGACAGCCTTTTGGAGCTTGTGGGCGAGCTTGTGATATCCCAGTCCATCGTGGCCCAGGACAAGCTTTTGCTGGACGAAGGAAGCCGCGCCATGCAAAGGAGCGTGCTAAACCTTGGCAAGATAACAAAGAACATCCAGGACCATGTGATGGGCCTGCGGATGGTGCAGATAAAGCAGACATTCCAGAAAATGAGCAGGCTAGTGCGCGACCTTTCCAGGAAAATGAACAAGCAGGTGGCGTTCCACCTTTCCGGCGAAGAGACGGAGATAGACAAGACGATCGTGGAGGAATTGAACGACCCGCTTGTCCACCTGCTGCGCAACGCGATGGACCACGGGGTGGAGTCCCCGGAGGACCGGACGGCGTCCGGCAAGAGCGCGATGGGCAATGTTTGGCTATCCGCGTTCCACCGCGGCGGCAACGTGTACATCGAGATCAAGGACGACGGCAAGGGGCTGGACAAGGAAAGGATAATGAAAAAGGCGGTGGAAAAAGAGCTTGTCGCCCCCGGGGCGGAGCTTTCGGAGACTGACATCTTCAACCTCGTGTTCATGCCGGGATTTTCAACGGCGGTGAAGGTGACGGACGTGTCCGGCCGCGGCGTGGGGATGGACGTGGTGCGCTCGAACATAGACAAGCTCGGGGGCAAGGTGGAGATATCCAGCAAGCCTGGCGCGGGCTCCACCTTCACAGTAAAGCTGCCGCTTACGATGGCGATTGTGGATGGAATGATCGTGAGGATCGGGGACGAGCGGTTCATCATTCCGACGGTCTCCATCCGGGAGTCGATCCGGCCGAAGGCCGAAGAGGTGTCCACGGTCCGGCGCGATGGAGAGATGATAAACATCAGGGGGCACCTGCTGCCTCTTATAAGGTTGCATGATATCCTTAAAGTCAAAGACGCCAAGTGCACCGACCCGAAGGAGGCGCTTGTGATAATAGTGGAGAGCGACGAGAGGGAATACGGATTCATGGTGGACGACCTTCTGGGACAGCAGCAGGTGGTCATAAAAAGCCTGGGAAAGAGGTTCAAGGGCCTTGGAGGGATTTCCGGGGGAACGATTCTGGGCGACGGGCGGGTTGGGCTTATCTTGGATGTAAGCGGCGTGGTGGCGATGAACTGA
- a CDS encoding response regulator → MSVNVMIVDDEEGIRKSLGAYFKMEGYSVDTAGSGAEAIEKLRGAKFNIILMDINMPGMDGIETLQKIKAMDFSIQVIMMTAYSTFDKTMKSLEFGATDYVLKPFENLSEILYLVKVSEERLERWKRSMSASIIKQREELH, encoded by the coding sequence ATGTCTGTTAACGTTATGATAGTTGACGATGAAGAGGGGATACGCAAGTCCCTCGGCGCGTATTTCAAGATGGAAGGCTATTCGGTGGACACCGCCGGCAGCGGCGCGGAGGCCATCGAAAAGCTGCGGGGGGCCAAGTTCAACATCATCCTGATGGACATAAACATGCCAGGGATGGACGGGATAGAGACCCTTCAAAAGATCAAGGCGATGGACTTTTCAATCCAGGTGATAATGATGACGGCGTACTCCACGTTCGACAAGACGATGAAGTCGCTGGAATTCGGCGCCACGGACTATGTGTTAAAGCCGTTTGAGAACCTTTCGGAAATACTGTATCTTGTGAAAGTTTCTGAGGAGAGGCTGGAGCGCTGGAAACGGAGCATGAGCGCCTCGATAATCAAGCAAAGAGAAGAATTGCATTGA
- a CDS encoding purine-binding chemotaxis protein CheW yields MAEQPADAGINGLPAALGGLEGKYLSFTLCGEEYGLEILKVREVISLMEITQVPQAPSHIKGVINLRGKVIPVVDMRLRFGMPAAEATDETCIIVVDLGGALAGALVDAVAQVENIDASQIEPPPLGGAMGGDFILGMGKVNGRVKILLDIDKAFSSSGILRGGAEEMN; encoded by the coding sequence ATGGCTGAACAACCTGCGGACGCTGGAATAAACGGATTGCCCGCCGCCCTGGGCGGGCTGGAGGGAAAATACCTTTCGTTTACCTTGTGCGGAGAGGAATACGGGCTTGAGATCCTTAAGGTGCGAGAAGTGATCAGCCTTATGGAGATCACCCAGGTCCCGCAGGCTCCATCCCATATAAAAGGCGTTATAAACCTCCGGGGAAAGGTTATACCTGTGGTGGACATGCGCCTGAGGTTCGGCATGCCCGCCGCCGAGGCGACCGATGAAACGTGCATAATAGTGGTCGACCTCGGGGGAGCGCTGGCCGGCGCGCTTGTGGACGCCGTGGCGCAGGTTGAAAATATAGACGCCTCCCAGATAGAGCCGCCTCCCCTGGGGGGCGCAATGGGGGGTGATTTCATCCTGGGAATGGGCAAGGTGAATGGAAGGGTGAAAATCCTGTTGGACATAGACAAGGCGTTTTCGTCGTCCGGTATCCTCCGTGGCGGCGCGGAAGAAATGAATTGA
- a CDS encoding purine-binding chemotaxis protein CheW has product MSEAVTGETGVKASEYRVREGKYLTFVLGEEEYGLDITKVKEIMGVMDITHIPKTPPFIKGVINLRGKVIPVIDLRLKFGMEEAEYTRETVFIVVEVAGVQMGIIVDTVREVLDIHGTDIEAPPQFGSRLNTDFILGMGKVQGKVKILLDIDKVLSTEEESIPFLVETPGMTVTPLSPLSSPPEPVS; this is encoded by the coding sequence ATGAGCGAAGCTGTGACCGGCGAAACCGGCGTTAAAGCATCCGAGTACCGCGTGAGGGAAGGGAAATACCTCACTTTTGTTCTTGGCGAGGAAGAATACGGCCTGGACATTACGAAGGTCAAGGAGATCATGGGCGTGATGGACATCACCCATATCCCCAAAACGCCCCCTTTCATCAAAGGGGTGATAAATCTTCGCGGAAAAGTGATACCTGTTATAGACCTGCGCCTCAAATTCGGCATGGAGGAGGCGGAGTACACAAGGGAGACCGTGTTCATCGTGGTGGAAGTGGCCGGCGTCCAGATGGGCATAATAGTGGACACCGTGCGCGAGGTGCTGGACATTCACGGGACCGATATAGAGGCTCCTCCTCAATTCGGCTCCAGGCTGAACACCGATTTCATACTTGGAATGGGCAAGGTCCAGGGGAAAGTCAAAATCCTGCTGGACATAGACAAGGTTCTGTCCACCGAAGAGGAGTCAATCCCTTTTTTAGTTGAAACTCCCGGCATGACCGTCACGCCGCTTTCACCATTATCTTCCCCGCCAGAGCCCGTTTCATGA
- a CDS encoding response regulator, with product MNAKLLIVDDEEGITNSLVRFFKLMDYNVDSCNSPAKALEMIRKENYMIVLSDVMMPGMSGIELLKEIKDFNGMIQVIMMTGVVSIENVLTCLRLGANDCFLKPLDDLEVIKRAVDEAGEKLSKWENLIKRMISRKHG from the coding sequence ATGAACGCGAAACTGCTGATAGTGGACGACGAGGAGGGAATAACCAACTCGCTGGTCCGTTTTTTCAAGCTTATGGACTACAATGTGGACTCATGCAATTCTCCGGCGAAGGCCCTGGAAATGATCCGGAAAGAGAATTACATGATAGTCCTGTCGGATGTCATGATGCCTGGAATGAGCGGGATAGAGTTGTTGAAGGAAATAAAGGACTTCAACGGTATGATACAGGTGATAATGATGACCGGCGTAGTATCGATAGAAAACGTCCTCACATGCTTAAGGCTGGGCGCCAACGACTGCTTTTTAAAACCGCTTGACGACCTTGAGGTTATCAAGCGGGCGGTGGACGAGGCGGGGGAAAAGCTGTCCAAGTGGGAAAACCTGATTAAACGCATGATAAGCCGGAAGCACGGATGA
- a CDS encoding protein-glutamate O-methyltransferase: MAESTKAGHAFPGAVDLSDKEFEMFRRLIFDMSGINLNEGKKELVRTRLGKRLRTGGFGSYMDYYKFVKNDISGAELVSLLDAISTNLTSFFREMGHFDFLKRVIIPELAEKKRATGDMSVRVWSAGCSTGEEPYSLAFTLMDNLETIQTWDVKILASDLSTQVLGKASRGLYTENQIKTVPKETLRKYFDKEHSDDAPLYRIKPEVRQLIQFKRFNLMSPSFPFKRKFEFIFCRNVMIYFDKPTQQTLVNKFYDVLAVGGYLLIGHSESLTGVQHRFKYVQPTVYRKMAP, from the coding sequence ATGGCTGAATCGACCAAAGCCGGCCATGCGTTCCCGGGAGCCGTGGACCTTTCGGACAAGGAGTTCGAAATGTTCCGCCGGCTCATTTTCGACATGAGCGGCATAAACCTCAACGAAGGCAAAAAGGAACTGGTGCGCACGCGCCTTGGCAAGCGGCTGAGGACGGGCGGTTTCGGCTCCTACATGGACTATTACAAGTTCGTCAAGAACGACATCAGCGGCGCCGAACTTGTCAGCCTTCTGGACGCCATATCCACAAACCTCACAAGTTTTTTCCGGGAGATGGGCCATTTCGACTTTTTAAAGAGGGTCATCATCCCTGAACTCGCCGAAAAAAAGAGGGCCACCGGGGACATGTCTGTGCGGGTGTGGAGCGCCGGGTGCTCCACAGGCGAAGAGCCATACTCGCTTGCCTTCACCCTGATGGACAACCTGGAAACGATCCAGACATGGGACGTGAAGATACTGGCCAGCGACCTGTCCACGCAGGTGCTGGGCAAGGCGTCCCGCGGGCTTTACACGGAAAACCAGATAAAGACCGTCCCCAAGGAGACGCTCCGCAAATATTTCGACAAGGAACATTCGGACGATGCGCCGCTTTACAGGATCAAGCCGGAAGTGCGCCAGCTCATCCAGTTCAAGCGCTTTAACCTGATGTCGCCTTCGTTTCCTTTTAAAAGGAAGTTTGAATTCATTTTTTGCCGTAACGTTATGATATATTTTGACAAGCCGACCCAGCAGACCCTCGTTAACAAGTTTTACGATGTGTTGGCGGTGGGGGGATACCTGTTGATCGGCCATTCGGAGAGCCTCACGGGGGTTCAGCACAGGTTCAAGTATGTGCAGCCGACTGTTTACAGGAAAATGGCCCCTTAA